The genomic segment AGCGGTACTGCGAAGGCGTCCTGGCCGGCGGCGGCGACAACCCCGGCAAGGCGAAGCGCCCGGGCACCGGAGCCGGAGCCGGTGGCGGGACGGGCAGGGGCACCGGTACCGGGACGTCGGACTCCGGCGGCTCCGCCGGCGGTGGCGACAAGAAGACGCGGTCCGGCGACTCCGACGAGGATCCCGACCCGGACGGCGGCAAGGGCCGCCACGGGAACGGGAACGGGAACGGCAAGCACCGCCAGGGGAACGGCAAGGGCCACGGAAACGGAAACGGCCCTGGGAGCGGGAACGGCAAGAACCAGGGCGGTAAAGGCGGGAAGGGCGGGAAGGGTCACAAGGGCAACGGTGGCAACGGTGGCAACGGCCACCGGGGTCAGCTCGCCGCGGTGACCCCGATCGACTTCACAGTCCGCGTCACCCCCTCCTGACCTGCGCTTTCGCATCCGTCACGAATTCTTTCGCGGAACGGGTAACACTTTCGGCCGCCCCGGCGCAGTAATGAGTGAGCCGACTGGTCATCGGCCGTCGCACAGAGCCGGGGTTCCCCCCGTACCTACGGCTCGTGCACCTCGGCGCGGGCGGGACACGTTCCCCCGGTCCCGCCCGCGCCCCATCACCCCCGTGGTCCCCCGTGACCCCGTACCTCTCCAGACGCGCCGGACACCCTCCCGCTATGCGTCATGTGACGCACGCCACTCCGCTTGTTCGACAGGTGCCCCGACGGGCGCCCCGACAGGTGCTCCGACGGGCGCTCCGGCGAGTGCTCCGTCCACGGCCCCCGTCCAGGGCCCCCGTCACCAGTACACGACCACCTTGTCGCCGCTCCTGACCTGCTCGAACAGCTGTGCGATCGCCGCCTTGTCCCGGACGTTGACGCAGCCGTGGGAAGCCCCGTAGTAGCCACGGGCCGCGAAGTCGGAGGAGTAGTGGACGGCCTGGCCGCCGCTGAAGAACATCGCGTACGGCATGGGGGTGTCGTAGAGGGTCGACCAGTGGTCGCGGGACTTGAAGTAGACGCTGAAGACGCCCTCGCGGGTCGGTGTGTACTCCGAGCCGAACCGCACCTCGACCGTCGTCAGGGTCCTGCCGTCCACCATCCAGCGCAGCGTGCGGCTGGTCTTGCTGATGCACAGCACCCGCCCCGTCATGCAGCGCGGGTCGGGTGACGCGGCCGGCTGCCCGCCGTACGCGTACAGGTCCCACTTGCCGGGCTCCCGCGTCATGTTCAGCAGCCGCGCCCAGGTGACGCTGTCCGTCTTCCCGGTCCGCGGCAGCCCGCGCTTGCCCTGGAAGCCCTTGACCGCCCGGACCGTCAGATCGTCGTACGTCCCCGTGGGCCCGGCGAAGAGCCACGCGACCTGCCGCAGCCGGGCCTGCAACTCACGTACGTCCAGTCCTTCGTCCCC from the Streptomyces sp. NBC_00310 genome contains:
- a CDS encoding L,D-transpeptidase family protein; this encodes MRTKDMRRSVAALAALALTGACTAQGIEVHGDQRQPVRIDVTATPSGAPKQDGSGKAADGDGDKADGDGDDKGQREKAPTTASPPSPTPTPTPAPRVLWSQGDEGLDVRELQARLRQVAWLFAGPTGTYDDLTVRAVKGFQGKRGLPRTGKTDSVTWARLLNMTREPGKWDLYAYGGQPAASPDPRCMTGRVLCISKTSRTLRWMVDGRTLTTVEVRFGSEYTPTREGVFSVYFKSRDHWSTLYDTPMPYAMFFSGGQAVHYSSDFAARGYYGASHGCVNVRDKAAIAQLFEQVRSGDKVVVYW